The proteins below are encoded in one region of Methanofollis aquaemaris:
- a CDS encoding ABC transporter ATP-binding protein, with protein MSSILEVHNLTKVYGETRAVDGITLSVEQGSLFGLLGPNGSGKSTMIKMLTGQIRPTTGSATVLGLDAEKDPVGVRSRVGIIPEQETPPSFLTSEEYLDFVGKVRTIPDIEERKAWWFEFLEFGDKRDVLCKDLSRGTRQKLMFAQAFLHRPVLALIDEPLINFDPIMQEKVKDYLGAYVKEGNTVFISTHILEIAEEICSDFAVLHTGKLLATGGIAEVTGSGRHLGEYFLSLVRTGAHA; from the coding sequence TTGAGCTCAATACTTGAGGTGCACAATCTCACGAAGGTCTACGGGGAGACCAGAGCAGTGGACGGCATAACCTTATCTGTTGAACAGGGTTCGCTCTTCGGACTGCTCGGCCCCAACGGATCGGGGAAGAGCACGATGATCAAGATGCTGACCGGGCAGATCAGGCCGACGACAGGGTCGGCGACGGTCCTCGGTCTCGATGCGGAGAAAGACCCGGTCGGCGTGCGGTCGCGGGTGGGGATCATCCCCGAGCAGGAGACACCACCCAGTTTCCTCACCTCGGAGGAGTACCTCGACTTTGTCGGGAAGGTCAGGACGATCCCCGACATCGAGGAGCGGAAAGCGTGGTGGTTTGAGTTCCTGGAGTTCGGGGACAAACGCGACGTACTCTGCAAAGACCTCTCGCGGGGCACCAGGCAGAAACTGATGTTCGCCCAGGCATTTCTCCACAGGCCGGTCCTCGCCCTCATCGACGAACCGCTCATCAACTTCGATCCCATCATGCAGGAGAAGGTGAAGGACTATCTCGGGGCATATGTGAAGGAGGGCAACACCGTCTTCATCTCCACGCACATCCTCGAGATCGCAGAGGAGATCTGTTCGGATTTTGCCGTCCTCCACACCGGAAAACTCCTGGCCACCGGCGGGATTGCGGAGGTCACCGGAAGCGGTCGGCACCTCGGCGAGTACTTCCTCTCGCTCGTCAGGACCGGTGCCCATGCTTGA
- a CDS encoding YbhB/YbcL family Raf kinase inhibitor-like protein yields the protein MENPIVEIGFDIFPKRHTCEGEDISPEIRISRLESPYIAIILTDPGAKVDHWLIWNIPATDLIPEGIPAKPEVSSPIRARQGKNDLGKIGYSGPCLSEGAAHEYYFNLYGTDAPLDLPAGASGKELKKALKGHTVQYSGSTVAGYSRKIPELKAP from the coding sequence ATGGAAAACCCTATTGTAGAGATCGGATTCGACATTTTTCCGAAGAGACATACCTGCGAAGGCGAGGACATTTCACCTGAAATTCGTATTTCAAGGTTGGAATCGCCCTACATCGCGATCATTCTCACCGACCCGGGAGCAAAGGTCGATCACTGGCTCATCTGGAACATCCCCGCAACAGACCTGATCCCTGAAGGGATTCCCGCAAAGCCGGAGGTCTCGTCTCCTATTCGGGCACGGCAGGGGAAGAATGACCTCGGGAAGATCGGGTACAGCGGCCCGTGCCTGTCTGAGGGGGCGGCGCACGAGTACTACTTCAACCTCTACGGCACCGACGCCCCGCTCGATCTTCCGGCCGGTGCGAGCGGAAAAGAGTTGAAGAAGGCGCTGAAGGGGCACACGGTTCAGTACAGCGGGAGCACGGTGGCAGGATACAGCCGGAAAATACCGGAACTGAAGGCCCCCTGA